Proteins encoded within one genomic window of Kibdelosporangium phytohabitans:
- a CDS encoding RNA polymerase sigma factor: protein MPSPAIEDLLRALAPQVLGAVVRRYGHFDTAEDAVQEALLAAATQWPADMPGNPLGWLITVASRRLTDLLRTEQARQRREDAVAQWVLPGDWLAPAADRRPSDSDDTLILLFLCCHPSLSPASQIALTLRAVGGLTTAEIARAFLVPEATMTRRISRAKQSVKDSGVPFAVPPATARSERLGAVLHTLYLIFNEGYASTYGPDLQRADLAAEAIRLTRLVHRLLGDDCEVTGLLALMLLTDARRPARTSAGGDVVLLADQDRALWDSALIAEGVELISSVLPRGQAGPYQLQAAIAAVHDEAPSYPDTDWAQIAALYEVLLGMTGNPMTALGHVVAVAMARGAADGLALLDELTASIGGHYRYFAVRGHLLEMLGDAAGARAAYVSAGEIVTSEPMRRYLFGKASALAG from the coding sequence ATGCCCTCCCCCGCGATCGAGGACCTGCTGCGCGCCCTCGCGCCGCAGGTCCTCGGCGCGGTCGTGCGGCGCTACGGCCACTTCGACACGGCCGAGGACGCCGTCCAGGAGGCGCTGCTGGCCGCGGCCACCCAATGGCCGGCCGACATGCCCGGCAACCCGCTGGGGTGGCTGATCACGGTGGCGTCCCGGCGGTTGACGGATCTGCTGCGCACCGAGCAGGCCCGGCAGCGGCGGGAGGACGCGGTCGCCCAGTGGGTGCTGCCCGGCGACTGGCTCGCCCCGGCCGCGGACCGGCGGCCGTCGGACTCCGACGACACGTTGATCCTGCTGTTCCTGTGCTGCCACCCGTCGCTGTCCCCGGCGTCGCAGATCGCGTTGACCCTCCGGGCCGTCGGGGGTCTGACCACGGCGGAGATCGCACGCGCTTTCCTGGTCCCGGAAGCGACGATGACGCGGCGGATCAGCCGGGCCAAACAGTCCGTCAAGGACAGCGGGGTGCCGTTCGCCGTTCCGCCGGCAACCGCGCGGTCCGAACGGCTCGGCGCGGTGCTGCACACCCTGTACCTGATCTTCAACGAGGGATACGCGAGCACGTACGGACCGGATCTGCAGCGCGCGGATCTCGCGGCCGAGGCGATCCGGCTGACGCGGCTGGTGCACCGGCTGCTGGGCGATGACTGCGAAGTCACCGGGTTGCTGGCGTTGATGCTGCTGACCGACGCCAGGCGGCCCGCTCGCACGTCGGCGGGCGGCGACGTGGTCCTGCTCGCCGATCAGGACCGCGCGTTGTGGGACTCGGCGCTGATCGCGGAGGGCGTCGAGCTGATCAGCTCGGTCCTGCCGCGTGGCCAGGCCGGGCCGTACCAGCTGCAGGCGGCCATCGCGGCCGTGCACGACGAGGCACCGTCCTACCCGGACACCGACTGGGCCCAGATCGCCGCGCTGTACGAGGTTCTGCTGGGCATGACCGGGAATCCGATGACCGCGCTCGGGCACGTCGTCGCGGTGGCGATGGCGCGCGGCGCGGCCGACGGGCTGGCGCTGCTGGACGAGCTCACCGCGTCGATCGGCGGTCACTACCGGTACTTCGCCGTCCGCGGTCACCTGCTGGAGATGCTCGGCGACGCGGCCGGGGCCCGTGCGGCGTACGTGTCCGCCGGGGAGATCGTGACCAGCGAACCGATGCGGCGGTACCTCTTCGGCAAGGCGTCCGCGCTGGCCGGGTGA
- a CDS encoding YciI family protein, which translates to MIMMMGSQRDLDMLTANGQADRRPWTLEEAQALHKFMRDWNNALVESGEFVEAHGLSAPAHARRVSVRDGVPVVTEGPYPETQEVLVGYTIVDCESFDRATEIAAQLADTPFPEHAQLDRPWYVDVRPIDDQAPEPEV; encoded by the coding sequence ATGATCATGATGATGGGCTCGCAGCGCGACCTCGACATGCTCACCGCCAACGGCCAGGCCGACCGTCGGCCGTGGACGCTCGAGGAGGCACAGGCGTTGCACAAGTTCATGCGCGATTGGAACAACGCGCTGGTCGAGTCCGGTGAGTTCGTCGAAGCCCACGGTCTGAGCGCGCCCGCCCACGCCCGCCGGGTGTCCGTGCGGGACGGTGTGCCGGTGGTGACCGAAGGGCCGTACCCGGAGACGCAGGAAGTCCTCGTCGGGTACACGATCGTCGACTGCGAGAGCTTCGACCGGGCCACCGAGATCGCGGCTCAGCTGGCCGACACCCCGTTCCCGGAGCACGCCCAGCTCGACCGGCCGTGGTACGTGGACGTCCGGCCGATCGACGACCAGGCGCCCGAGCCGGAGGTCTGA
- a CDS encoding Gfo/Idh/MocA family protein, translated as MPEQVSVLIVGAGSRGRNYAEAAERTGHARVVAVAEPRPEAREMFVDTHGVPADGVFEDWRQLLDRPRLADVAVIATQDKDHVEPAVELARRGYHLLLEKPMATTEADCERIVRAAEDADVLLAVCHVLRYTPYSRALKQVIGSGRIGDIVSVEHLEPVGWWHQAHSYVRGNWRREDESSFMLMTKSCHDLDWLAYIIGRPAERVSSFGGLYEFRPERKPEGAADRCLDCAVESTCPYSAPKIYTPYLDRPDKGWPLSIVTMDRTAEGLMTALREGPYGRCVYSCDNDVVDHQVVNIEYTGGVTASFTMTAFAPAAHRKTRIFGTRGSIDGDGETIAVHDFLTGPEVIDPGAYGGATAADGHGGGDQGIVDAFITAVRTGDAGAILTDGRESLDSHRLVWAAEHARRTGTVVTL; from the coding sequence GTGCCGGAGCAGGTAAGTGTTCTCATCGTCGGGGCAGGCAGCCGGGGCAGGAACTACGCCGAAGCGGCCGAACGGACCGGGCACGCGCGGGTTGTCGCCGTCGCCGAACCGCGTCCTGAGGCGCGCGAGATGTTCGTGGACACCCACGGCGTGCCCGCCGACGGTGTCTTCGAGGACTGGCGGCAGCTGCTCGACCGGCCGAGGCTGGCGGACGTCGCGGTGATCGCCACCCAGGACAAGGACCACGTCGAACCGGCGGTCGAACTGGCCAGGCGCGGCTATCACCTGCTGCTGGAGAAGCCGATGGCCACCACGGAGGCCGACTGCGAACGGATCGTGCGTGCCGCCGAGGACGCGGACGTGCTGCTGGCTGTGTGCCACGTGCTGCGGTACACGCCGTACTCCCGCGCGCTCAAGCAGGTGATCGGCAGCGGGCGGATCGGCGACATCGTCAGCGTCGAGCACCTGGAACCGGTGGGCTGGTGGCACCAGGCGCATTCCTACGTCCGCGGCAACTGGCGGCGTGAGGACGAGTCGAGCTTCATGCTGATGACCAAGTCGTGCCACGACCTGGACTGGCTGGCGTACATCATCGGCAGGCCGGCCGAGCGTGTGTCGTCCTTCGGCGGGTTGTACGAGTTCCGGCCGGAGCGCAAACCGGAAGGCGCGGCGGACCGTTGCCTGGACTGCGCGGTCGAATCAACCTGCCCGTACTCGGCGCCCAAGATCTACACGCCGTACCTCGACCGTCCGGACAAGGGCTGGCCGTTGTCCATTGTCACGATGGACCGCACGGCCGAGGGCCTGATGACGGCGTTGCGTGAAGGACCGTACGGGCGCTGTGTCTACTCGTGTGACAACGACGTGGTTGATCATCAGGTCGTCAACATCGAGTACACCGGCGGCGTGACGGCGTCGTTCACGATGACGGCGTTCGCCCCCGCGGCACACCGCAAGACGAGGATCTTCGGGACGCGCGGCTCGATCGACGGGGACGGGGAGACCATCGCCGTCCACGATTTCCTCACCGGCCCCGAGGTGATCGACCCGGGCGCGTACGGCGGCGCCACGGCGGCCGACGGGCACGGCGGCGGCGACCAGGGCATCGTCGACGCCTTCATCACGGCGGTCCGCACCGGCGACGCCGGGGCGATCCTGACCGACGGCAGGGAAAGCCTGGACTCGCACCGGCTTGTCTGGGCGGCCGAACACGCGCGGCGCACCGGCACGGTCGTCACGCTCTGA
- a CDS encoding winged helix-turn-helix transcriptional regulator — METALDQQVHQELMDARTDPAQSCGVARTLQVLDGKWTTLIVRELLAGPLRFTQLRSALGDISAKTLTDRLRALEHQGILTRTIHAEVPPRVVYELTEQGRSLQVVLHAMLRWGRAHPA; from the coding sequence ATGGAAACCGCGCTTGACCAGCAGGTTCATCAGGAGCTGATGGACGCGCGCACCGACCCGGCGCAGTCCTGCGGGGTCGCCAGGACCCTTCAGGTGCTCGACGGGAAGTGGACGACGCTGATCGTGCGCGAACTGCTGGCCGGGCCGTTGCGGTTCACGCAGCTGCGGTCAGCGCTCGGTGACATCAGCGCGAAGACCCTGACCGACCGGCTGCGCGCCCTCGAGCACCAGGGCATCCTGACGCGCACCATCCACGCCGAGGTCCCGCCCCGCGTGGTCTACGAACTCACCGAGCAGGGCCGGAGCCTCCAGGTAGTGCTGCACGCGATGCTGCGCTGGGGCCGCGCCCACCCCGCGTGA
- a CDS encoding SDR family oxidoreductase gives MNSLTIAVHGATGSQGSAVVRDLLAAGHEVRAVARKPADVPGAEAAAADLADIDALVTAYTGVDAVVLQLPLVFDETALTQADAVLSALGRQPVPRVVFNRSATVPDEPIGVPYVDAKVLLSKELPNLVETVALVGPAMTYAENLAAPWSTPLVAAGELRYPLPAELAVPWVTAGDVAAVIRDLLTAPTPPRVQAVAGPQDLTGDQTAAALGPSVRWRTVTPAEYEALLLPYLGSEVAAAIAGSYEHPAPLPDPAIVRRGTTTLSQWAAAQDWR, from the coding sequence ATGAACTCGTTGACGATCGCCGTGCACGGCGCGACCGGCTCGCAGGGCTCGGCCGTGGTCCGTGACCTGCTCGCCGCCGGGCACGAGGTCCGCGCTGTGGCCCGCAAGCCCGCTGACGTGCCCGGCGCCGAAGCCGCCGCCGCCGACCTGGCCGACATCGACGCGCTGGTCACGGCGTACACCGGCGTGGACGCCGTCGTCCTGCAGTTGCCGCTCGTCTTCGACGAAACCGCGCTCACGCAAGCCGATGCGGTGTTGTCGGCGTTGGGTCGGCAGCCGGTGCCGCGAGTGGTGTTCAACCGGAGTGCCACCGTGCCGGACGAACCGATCGGTGTGCCGTACGTGGATGCCAAGGTGTTGCTGAGCAAGGAACTCCCGAACCTCGTCGAGACCGTCGCGCTGGTCGGGCCTGCGATGACGTACGCCGAGAACCTCGCCGCGCCGTGGTCCACGCCGTTGGTCGCCGCGGGCGAACTCCGCTACCCACTGCCCGCTGAGCTGGCTGTGCCGTGGGTGACCGCGGGCGATGTCGCCGCGGTGATCAGGGACCTGCTCACGGCACCGACCCCGCCCCGCGTCCAGGCCGTCGCGGGCCCGCAGGACCTGACGGGCGACCAGACCGCCGCCGCGCTCGGGCCGTCAGTGCGTTGGCGGACAGTCACTCCCGCGGAGTATGAGGCGCTTCTGCTGCCATATCTGGGATCCGAGGTCGCCGCCGCGATCGCCGGGTCGTACGAGCACCCCGCGCCCCTGCCCGACCCGGCGATCGTGCGACGCGGCACAACGACACTCAGCCAGTGGGCAGCGGCACAGGACTGGCGCTGA
- the rpsN gene encoding 30S ribosomal protein S14, whose product MAKKSKIAKDKQRREIVARYAERRAELKEILRSPGSSAEQRTAAEAELRRQPRDASATRLRNRDVVDGRPRGYLRAFGLSRVRLRGMVHNGELPGVRKSSW is encoded by the coding sequence GTGGCGAAGAAGTCGAAGATCGCCAAGGACAAGCAGCGCCGCGAGATCGTGGCCAGGTACGCCGAACGGCGAGCCGAGCTCAAGGAGATCCTGCGCTCCCCCGGCTCGTCGGCGGAGCAACGCACGGCCGCGGAAGCCGAACTGCGCCGTCAGCCCCGGGACGCCAGCGCCACCCGGCTGCGCAACAGGGACGTGGTGGACGGACGGCCACGCGGATATCTGCGCGCCTTCGGGCTGTCCCGGGTCCGCCTGCGCGGGATGGTGCACAACGGCGAGTTGCCCGGCGTCCGCAAGTCCAGCTGGTAG
- a CDS encoding type B 50S ribosomal protein L31: protein MKPGIHPDYHPVVIKDGSTGTVFLTRSTATSSKTVEWEDGNTYPLIVVDVTADSHPFWTGKQRLVDTAGRVEKFRQRYGDRKR, encoded by the coding sequence ATGAAGCCAGGCATCCACCCCGACTACCACCCGGTCGTCATCAAGGACGGCTCCACCGGAACGGTCTTCCTGACCAGGTCGACGGCCACGTCCAGCAAGACCGTCGAATGGGAGGACGGCAACACGTACCCGCTGATCGTGGTCGACGTGACCGCCGACTCCCACCCGTTCTGGACCGGCAAACAGCGGCTCGTCGACACCGCGGGCCGGGTCGAGAAGTTCCGCCAGCGCTACGGCGACAGGAAGCGCTGA
- the rpmF gene encoding 50S ribosomal protein L32: MAVPKRKKSRSNTRHRRARWKAGAPDLVAVTTPDGRKLAVPRRYVQAYRRGLAG; encoded by the coding sequence ATGGCCGTCCCGAAGCGCAAGAAGTCCCGCAGCAACACCAGGCACCGCAGGGCGCGGTGGAAGGCCGGCGCGCCCGATCTCGTCGCCGTCACCACGCCGGACGGCCGGAAACTGGCCGTGCCGCGCCGATATGTGCAGGCGTATCGGCGCGGCCTGGCCGGCTGA
- a CDS encoding LuxR C-terminal-related transcriptional regulator, with protein sequence MTPHSPRRGDTTRCAETATAWARITAMRGDRLPRSPVTVVLPDRDTIVSTVDGIVVVGSARTGPQAVRAVLDHRPDVLVLDPHDAGMNTIRDVVRAAPDTAVLVLSALDDDTSIRAAVKAGARGYLVKGTEKACIVPAIRGMADGEVIFGAGIASRIGDLLTRTDELTTRESRILELLRDGLSTTAIARDLRLAPKTVRNNLSSVYTKLGVSGRTEAIAATGGDQAGGDQTGRARS encoded by the coding sequence ATGACACCGCACTCCCCGCGACGCGGCGACACCACCCGCTGCGCGGAAACCGCGACCGCCTGGGCGAGAATCACGGCCATGCGCGGCGACCGATTACCGAGGTCCCCCGTGACGGTCGTGCTCCCCGACCGGGACACCATCGTGTCCACAGTGGACGGAATTGTCGTCGTCGGCAGCGCGCGCACCGGCCCCCAGGCAGTCCGCGCGGTCCTCGACCACCGGCCTGACGTGCTCGTCCTCGATCCGCACGACGCCGGGATGAACACCATCCGCGACGTGGTGCGCGCCGCGCCGGACACGGCGGTGCTGGTCCTGTCCGCGCTCGACGACGACACCTCGATCCGCGCGGCGGTCAAAGCGGGCGCACGCGGCTACCTGGTCAAGGGCACCGAGAAGGCGTGCATCGTCCCCGCGATCCGGGGCATGGCGGACGGCGAGGTGATCTTCGGCGCCGGGATCGCCTCGCGCATCGGCGACCTGCTCACCCGCACCGACGAACTGACCACACGGGAAAGCCGGATACTGGAGTTGTTGCGGGACGGGCTGTCCACCACGGCCATCGCCCGCGATTTGCGGCTGGCGCCCAAGACCGTGCGCAACAACCTGTCGTCGGTCTACACCAAGCTCGGGGTGTCCGGCCGCACCGAGGCGATCGCCGCCACCGGCGGCGACCAGGCTGGCGGCGACCAGACTGGTCGCGCCCGGTCATGA
- a CDS encoding TetR/AcrR family transcriptional regulator, with product MSRVASRREQYSQATRAALLAAATRRFAAQGFAGTSLEDVAADIQATRGAIYHHFANKTALFEAVFDQLETDALDESTAAAERAGDPAEAAYNALDAFLERCCDPVYGRLVWQEGPIALGWPQWLGTEKMLAYGFIERLMDELMESGHLERQPLPTTTRLVFGMLTAAAMTLANAAEETKPQLKTEYLDMISRLLGALRAEPGTT from the coding sequence ATGTCCAGGGTCGCCAGCCGACGCGAGCAGTACTCACAGGCCACCAGGGCGGCTTTGCTGGCCGCGGCCACCCGCCGGTTCGCCGCCCAGGGCTTCGCGGGCACCTCGCTCGAGGACGTCGCCGCCGACATCCAGGCCACCCGCGGCGCGATCTACCACCACTTCGCCAACAAGACCGCGCTTTTCGAGGCCGTCTTCGACCAGTTGGAGACGGACGCGCTCGACGAGTCCACCGCCGCGGCCGAGCGGGCGGGCGACCCCGCCGAAGCCGCGTACAACGCGTTGGACGCGTTCCTGGAGCGCTGCTGCGACCCGGTGTACGGCAGGCTCGTCTGGCAGGAGGGCCCGATCGCGCTCGGCTGGCCGCAGTGGCTGGGGACCGAGAAGATGCTGGCGTACGGCTTCATCGAGCGCCTGATGGACGAGCTGATGGAGTCGGGCCACCTGGAACGGCAGCCGCTGCCCACCACGACCCGGCTGGTCTTCGGCATGCTGACCGCGGCGGCGATGACGCTGGCCAACGCGGCCGAAGAGACCAAGCCGCAGCTCAAAACGGAGTACCTGGACATGATCAGCCGTCTGCTCGGCGCACTGCGCGCCGAGCCGGGCACGACCTGA
- a CDS encoding cytochrome P450, producing MTEPERVWFNPYLPGFTRDPYPHYKELTESHPVQDHPLGFWFLSRYDDVLALLRAGQSVEAAAQDTITGVVNASMLDRDPPDHTRLRALVTKVFTRRAIAALEPMIVELVDTALDRMAEQGSSDLVQQLAFPLPFAVISRMLGLPPVDGARVRELSGTLVRALEVVVDEQAAQAIADARVELGELTRDLLAWKRANPADDLLTALITAEHEGQVLNEDELVSQVVLLYVAGHETTVNLIANGTHALLRDPGQLELLRGRPDLIGNAVEEFLRYDSPVQQTRRVIVTPYSVDGAEIPIGSFVIACLAAANRDERMFGADAGELRLERKQARNHLSFGGGPHHCLGAALARLEGQIAIGRLVRRFPRLSLDGEVEHNNRINLRGLNALPVKVRATVPG from the coding sequence GTGACCGAGCCCGAGCGAGTGTGGTTCAACCCGTATCTGCCGGGGTTCACACGTGATCCGTACCCGCACTACAAGGAACTGACCGAGAGCCACCCGGTGCAGGACCACCCGCTGGGTTTCTGGTTCCTCAGCAGGTACGACGACGTGCTCGCGCTGTTGCGAGCGGGACAGTCGGTCGAAGCGGCGGCCCAGGACACCATCACCGGCGTCGTCAACGCGTCCATGCTCGACCGCGACCCACCGGACCACACACGGCTGCGTGCGCTGGTCACGAAGGTCTTCACCCGGCGTGCGATCGCGGCACTGGAACCGATGATCGTCGAGCTGGTGGACACCGCGCTCGACCGGATGGCCGAGCAGGGCAGCTCGGACCTGGTGCAACAGCTGGCGTTCCCGTTGCCGTTCGCGGTGATCTCGCGGATGCTCGGCCTGCCGCCGGTCGACGGCGCCAGGGTGCGCGAGCTGTCCGGCACGCTCGTGCGGGCGCTGGAGGTGGTCGTCGACGAGCAGGCCGCGCAGGCGATCGCCGACGCCAGGGTGGAGCTGGGCGAACTGACCAGGGACCTGCTGGCGTGGAAACGCGCCAACCCGGCGGACGACCTGCTGACCGCGTTGATCACGGCCGAACACGAAGGCCAGGTGCTCAACGAGGACGAACTGGTCTCCCAGGTCGTCCTGCTGTACGTCGCCGGCCACGAGACGACCGTGAACCTGATCGCCAACGGGACCCACGCGCTGCTGCGCGATCCCGGCCAGCTGGAGCTGCTGCGCGGACGGCCGGACCTGATCGGCAACGCGGTGGAGGAGTTCCTGCGCTACGACTCCCCGGTGCAGCAGACCAGGAGGGTCATCGTCACGCCGTACTCGGTCGACGGGGCCGAGATCCCGATCGGCTCGTTCGTGATCGCCTGCCTGGCAGCGGCCAACCGGGACGAGCGGATGTTCGGCGCGGACGCGGGCGAACTGCGCCTGGAGCGCAAGCAGGCCCGCAACCACCTGTCGTTCGGCGGCGGACCGCACCACTGCCTCGGCGCGGCACTGGCCCGGCTCGAAGGGCAGATCGCGATCGGCCGCCTGGTGCGGCGGTTCCCGCGGCTGTCACTGGACGGCGAGGTGGAGCACAACAACCGGATCAACCTGCGCGGCCTGAACGCGCTGCCGGTCAAGGTTCGCGCCACCGTGCCCGGCTGA
- a CDS encoding MFS transporter: protein MRAIRLLQLTTFVSTLDRFVMPPMLISIAGDLDAPLSEVVRAASVYFLVYGLMQLVWGTVSDSLGLVRTMRLTMLAAAVSTITAAFVLSPLWLAVTRGLAGGFFGAAYPASLVYLGDTVPARERQPEIARLMVGTAMGIGLASVGAGLVAQLLSWRAAFVVTGVASLVLTVLLRQLAQPPMTRRGSSVVKAVAAVGRTKAAVFVLLMAFTEGVVLLGVLTLLPPAVEQSGTTPAVAGAVTAVYGLAVFLMTRVVVRLTKRFHPAIFIGAGAIAAVVACALLAVGQDPVITAIAAVLLGLAWTSMHSSLQTWATEVVPGARATMISLFATALFAGSAVAAAAVAGLAEDGAYGTIFFIAAVLTVPLGLFGSVSRARWREP from the coding sequence ATGCGGGCGATCCGGCTTTTGCAGCTCACGACGTTCGTCAGCACGTTGGACCGGTTCGTGATGCCGCCGATGCTGATCTCCATCGCCGGTGACCTCGACGCCCCGTTGTCCGAAGTGGTGCGGGCGGCCAGCGTGTACTTCCTCGTGTACGGGCTGATGCAGCTGGTGTGGGGTACGGTCTCGGACTCGCTGGGTCTGGTCAGGACGATGCGGCTGACGATGCTCGCCGCGGCCGTCTCGACGATCACCGCCGCGTTCGTGCTCAGTCCGCTGTGGCTCGCGGTGACCCGTGGGCTGGCCGGCGGGTTCTTCGGCGCCGCCTATCCGGCCAGCCTCGTCTATCTCGGCGACACGGTTCCCGCGCGGGAACGCCAGCCCGAGATCGCCCGGCTGATGGTCGGCACCGCGATGGGCATCGGGCTCGCGTCGGTCGGCGCCGGTCTGGTCGCTCAGCTTCTGTCGTGGCGGGCCGCTTTCGTCGTCACCGGTGTGGCTTCCCTTGTTCTCACTGTGCTTCTGCGGCAGCTCGCGCAGCCACCGATGACCCGCAGGGGCAGCAGCGTCGTCAAGGCCGTCGCCGCGGTGGGCAGGACCAAGGCCGCCGTGTTCGTGCTGCTGATGGCGTTCACCGAAGGCGTTGTGCTGCTTGGCGTTTTGACGTTGCTGCCGCCTGCCGTCGAGCAGTCGGGGACGACACCGGCGGTCGCCGGGGCGGTGACGGCTGTCTACGGGCTGGCCGTGTTCCTGATGACCCGGGTGGTCGTGCGGCTGACCAAACGGTTCCACCCGGCCATTTTCATCGGTGCCGGGGCCATCGCCGCGGTTGTCGCGTGCGCGTTGCTCGCCGTCGGGCAGGATCCGGTGATCACGGCGATCGCCGCTGTCCTGCTCGGACTGGCGTGGACGTCGATGCACTCGTCGCTGCAGACGTGGGCCACCGAGGTCGTGCCCGGCGCCCGTGCCACGATGATCTCCTTGTTCGCCACGGCTTTGTTCGCGGGCAGCGCGGTCGCCGCCGCCGCGGTCGCCGGTCTCGCCGAGGACGGCGCGTACGGCACGATCTTCTTCATCGCGGCCGTTCTCACCGTCCCCTTGGGACTGTTCGGGAGTGTCAGCCGGGCACGGTGGCGCGAACCTTGA
- a CDS encoding amidohydrolase family protein: protein MGEVGRREFLSWLAKGTFGAASGALLTGQPAAASADITVLTRATVIDATGQPPKKNATVVLAGDRVLAVGHHPELPSVPGVRVIDLAGKHVIPGLWDLHTHSAFYGSTIPALHVVHGVTGIREMWGVPETHDVRELVESGQVLGPRMVIGSAVIDGPTSIWADDAVLVRTAAQARAAVREAKDGGADFIKVYSFLSPECYTAIAEESARLGLRFSGHVPVRVSVQAAIDRRQHTHEHLYNLFTSTARNADELYSWLASLPDDRDSPDWFGRHAQRVEREAVAAHDPARAEALFTSMARRGIRQSPTLLVERQMSLSPETILDDPVIADRLRYIPVTLREQWQAMMRTRPPRTPAEVAELLRFGDARLRLLRTMHEAGVGIVAGTDAGFAYVLPGFALHDELALLVRAGLPPMAALQSATRDAARCLGLAHQAGTVTAGKQADLVVLDADPLADISNTSRIHAVICRGRYLGPRDRTRILAEIEADAKEPVDAPVAGPGSCCHH from the coding sequence ATGGGGGAAGTCGGGCGCCGGGAGTTCCTGTCCTGGCTGGCGAAAGGGACGTTCGGAGCCGCGTCCGGCGCGCTGCTGACCGGGCAACCGGCCGCGGCATCGGCCGACATCACGGTGCTGACGCGGGCGACGGTCATCGACGCGACCGGACAACCGCCGAAGAAGAACGCAACGGTGGTCCTGGCGGGTGACCGCGTCCTCGCGGTCGGCCACCACCCGGAATTGCCCAGCGTGCCCGGTGTACGCGTGATCGACCTGGCCGGAAAGCACGTGATCCCGGGGTTGTGGGACCTGCACACCCACTCGGCGTTCTACGGCAGCACGATCCCAGCGCTGCACGTGGTGCACGGTGTCACGGGCATCCGCGAGATGTGGGGCGTGCCGGAAACCCATGACGTACGTGAGCTCGTCGAGTCAGGACAGGTGCTCGGCCCGCGAATGGTCATCGGCAGCGCCGTCATCGACGGCCCGACGAGCATCTGGGCGGACGACGCCGTCCTGGTGCGGACCGCAGCGCAAGCACGCGCGGCTGTGCGTGAGGCCAAGGACGGCGGCGCGGACTTCATCAAGGTCTATTCCTTCCTGTCGCCGGAGTGCTACACGGCGATCGCCGAGGAATCCGCCCGGCTGGGGCTGCGTTTCTCCGGTCACGTACCCGTTCGCGTGTCTGTTCAGGCCGCGATCGACCGCCGCCAGCACACGCATGAGCACCTCTACAACCTCTTCACATCCACAGCGCGCAACGCGGACGAGCTGTACTCGTGGCTGGCGAGCCTGCCGGACGACCGCGACAGCCCGGACTGGTTCGGTCGTCACGCGCAACGCGTCGAACGTGAAGCCGTCGCCGCCCATGACCCGGCACGAGCCGAAGCGCTGTTCACGAGCATGGCGCGGCGCGGGATCCGGCAGTCGCCGACGCTGCTGGTCGAGCGGCAGATGTCCCTGTCGCCCGAGACGATCCTCGACGATCCCGTGATTGCCGACAGGTTGCGCTACATCCCCGTGACCCTGCGGGAGCAATGGCAGGCGATGATGCGGACCCGCCCGCCGCGCACCCCGGCGGAAGTGGCCGAACTGCTCCGGTTCGGTGACGCCCGGCTGCGGCTGCTGCGCACGATGCACGAGGCGGGAGTGGGCATCGTGGCCGGAACGGACGCGGGCTTCGCGTACGTTCTGCCCGGGTTCGCGTTGCACGACGAGCTGGCTCTACTCGTGCGGGCGGGGTTGCCGCCCATGGCCGCCCTGCAGTCGGCGACCCGTGATGCCGCGCGTTGCCTCGGTCTCGCGCACCAGGCGGGAACCGTCACCGCGGGAAAACAAGCCGACCTCGTCGTCCTGGACGCGGATCCGTTGGCCGACATCAGCAACACCAGCCGCATCCACGCGGTGATCTGCCGCGGTCGGTACCTCGGTCCGCGCGACCGCACGCGCATCCTGGCCGAAATCGAAGCGGACGCGAAGGAACCCGTCGACGCACCCGTTGCCGGGCCGGGTTCCTGTTGTCATCACTGA